In the genome of Fibrobacter sp. UWB11, the window CGAGGTCTGCACCCATCATGGCCTTTTTCAAGTCATCGATGTTTTCTTCGACAGCCTTGCGACCCATTTCCGGATCCATGCCAGCACCGAGATTTCTCGTGCTCTTTTCACCGATAAGGATCTTGTGGTCAGCGAGACTCTGGTCAAGAGCCATAGCATCGGTATTGATAGCGTAGTATTCTACACCTTCAATATTCATCTGCTTCATGCGGTTAACTGTGTTACCGCCGGCACCGCCGACGCCAAACACCTTTACCTTGGCGTTTCTGGATGGAGTATCGTCACCTGTGATACGAGACATTGCCTCGAAGTTGATGTTTTCATAGTCACTCATAGTTTATCTCCCTGATTTGAGTGGTTTAACGGTTAAAAGTAAGTCTTGATGATGTCGCGAATGCGCTGCATACCCTTCTTTACAGAAACGAGCAATTGGGTATCCGTGTCACGCTGTTTTCTTTCGCGATGTTTCTTGTTCGCGTAGTACAAAAGGCCAATGCCCGTTGCATAAGACGGATTCTGGAATGCTTCCTGAATGCCGCTCATGCCTCTCGGCTTACCGATATGGACTGGCTTCTTGAATACTTTAGCTGCAATTTCTTCAATTCCAGGAAGGTTGCAGCAGCCACCCGTAAGTACAATACCGCCATCAATAACGGTATCCAGGTGATGCTTTTCCAAATCCTTCGCCAAAAGCTTGAAGATTTCTGCAACACGCGCAGTAATAATTTGTGCCAAAAGTTTACGAGAACAAAGAACTTCTCCACGGTCACCCACACCTGGGACCGGGAAGGTTTCATCTTCAATCAAATTGTTGAGCGAACATGTGCCATACTTTTTCTTGAGTTCTTCGGCCTTAGTGAGAGAAACCGGAACCTGAAGGCACTTGCTAATATCACTTGTAATAATGTTACCGGCCATATCAAGCGATGCCGTATAACGCACTGAATCCTTCACAAACACGGCCACGTCGGCAGAACCTGCACCAATGTCAATCAACGCTACACCAAGTTCGCGTTCATCATTCGAAAGCACTGCAGATGCAGCCGCAAGCGGTTCAAGCACAAAGCCTGCTACCTGAAGCCCTGCACGAGTCACGCACTTTGCAATATCCTGGAGAGCGTTCGGGCGTGAGGTAACCACCTGAACTTCAACACCGAGGCGACGGCCAGAATAGCCCTTGGGATTGCGGATACCCGTTCTGTCATCCAGCGTATACTCACCCGGGAAAACATGGATGATTTCGCCAGCCTTGTCGGGAAGCGTACTTGCAAGTCTCTGGACGTTCACGATATCTTCATCGCGGACTTCGTTTGTTGGTAACGATACCAGACCCTTATAGCTGTAAGACGACACATGCTTACCCGCAATGCCCACATAGACATCGCGCACATCGACACCAGCCGATGATTCAAGCATATGGACGGCCTTCTGCAATGTCTCGACGACAGAATCGTATTCATCGGACGATTCCAGCGGGAAGTCACCACATTCCACGACTCGGACGGATTCACCTTCCGAGATGCCGACAAACAAATTTACTTTCGAGGCACCGATATCGAGCCCGAAAATATAGTCCTCTTTTTTGACCATTTGCTTATTGTCATCCATTGATACACCTCTTATCGATGTTTTTTATATACGCAAATCCATGAAATCTCATATCGACCTCGCTAGCGCAAAGGAGATCTCTCCTAAAGCCCTTTCCGATAGCATCGTACAGAGTAAACAGATCCTTATCCCAGTTCGATTCCGGGAACATCACGCGGAATCCAACATCCTTGAAGAACACTTCAAATGCACGGTCTTTTTCAGACCAGCCCACTTGCGAAACGCGTTCGTAAAGTTGCTTATCCATCTTGCGCATGGCCGACAGGAACAAAGCCACTTGCTTTACCTTCCCCACCGATTCATTTTCAAGAATCGGCATGTGGAGAGCTGTCATCATGGACATCGGAAGCGAAAGACCTCTTTCGGAATAGACCGTTCCCTTGCCGTTTTCGAGAACCGACAAAATCGGGGATGCTTCCTGAATCTTGATGAACAAAGACGACGGGAACTTGCTTTCGACTTCAGCTGAATGGATTAATGGAATCTGCAAGAGCGATTTCTTGACAGAGTCTGCATCCAGTTCCGACATGAGCATGCCTGTTTCCACCTGGGCGCTCTGCACCACATCTTCCCAAGAAAGCATGCGATTGCCTTCAATTTCGATGTACTGCAAATGCCTGAATTCTAGCGGGTTAATTTGGTTCAAATAGAAACGACTCTGCCACAGTGCAACGCAGGCGATGACAAAGAGCAAGGTCAAAATCCAACCCTTGCGCTTGTACCAACGAACAGCACTGCCAATACGCTTCCGTCTAATACGGGAGCGCTTGCGTCTGCGCTTACGTTCGTTGTAGCCGATCCGTCGACCGAACATGTTCGTATCTTCTAAACTCAAATACTCTTCTCCAAAATCGTCTGGCCGAGTTTCCAAATGTTACCGGCGCCCATCAGAACAATCACATCGTTCGGCTTAAGCAAATCCTTGCAAACCGGAATCAAGTTGTTCACATCGCCAATAAAGCGGGCATCACGATGGCCGCGGTCAGCAGCGCTGTTTGCCACCATGGCGCCCGTCACGCCTTCAATCGGCTTTTCACGAGACGGATAAATGTCTGTCACCAAGAGCACATCGCAGTTCGAGAACGCGCTACCAAAAGCTTCATGCTGGTCGCGGGTACGCGTAAACAAATGCGGCTGGAAAGCGACAATAATACGCTTGTCCGGGAACGCTTCGCGGAAACCGAGAAGTGTTGCCGTTGCTTCGGTCGGATGGTGAGCGTAGTCATCAAAGACCATCACACCATTCTTTTCGCCAATGAATTCAAAGCGGCGCTTCACGCCTTCGAAAGCAGCTACAGCCTTGCGGGCAACTTCAATCGAAATACCTTCTTCAACAGCAAGTGCCACAGCAGCCGTTGCGTTTAAAACGTTATGACGGCCTGGAATCTGGAGCTTGAATTCACCGAGGCTCTTGCCATCACAGAGGATTTCAAACTGCGGATAGCCCTTCACAAACGTGAGGTTTTCGACGCGGTACTTTGCTTGGCGCGTAAAGCCGTAAGTAATCACCGGCTTCTTGAGGTGCGCCAAAATCTGCTGCACGTTCGGATCGTCAAGGCATACAATCACCTGACCGTAGAACGGAATCTTGTTTGCAAACTGCGTGAAAGCATCCTTGATGGCATCGATATTCTCGTAAGTATCGAGATGGTCGGCATCGATGTTCGTGATGATTGCCGAAGACGGCATCATCGAAAGGAAGCTGCGGTCAAATTCGTCACTTTCGGCAATGAGGTAATCGCCATGGCCCACCTTGGCACCACTACACTTCCCCTTCACAATGCCACCCACGATGATTGTCGGGTCAAGGCCAGCTTCTTCCCAAATAGCGCCAACGATAGAAGTCGTTGTCGTCTTGCCGTGCGTACCGGCAATGGAAAGCGTGTACTTGAGACGCATCAGTTCACCGAGCATTTCGGCACGGCGGATCACCGGAATACGGCGGTTGCGAGCTTCGACAAGTTCCGGATTGTCAAACGGAATAGCAGAAGAATAAACGACCAAGTCTGCATCTACGACATTTTTCGCTTCGTGCTTCGGGTCAATGCGAATGCCAAGACCTTTCAGATAGTCAATGACAGCACCTTCGCCCATATCGGAACCCGTCACCACAAAGCCATTTTCATGGAGCACTTCGGCAATACCGGACATACCGGCGCCACCGATACCCACAAAATGAAGGCGACGAACACGTTTACAATCATTAATCTGCATTACGTTCTCTCCATATCCAGAATAATTTTCGCAATTTGGTCAGCAGCATCGGGCATGCCAAGCGTTTTAGCGGCTTCGCTCATTTTCTCCAGACGTTCTGTATCGTACAGGAGCGCTTCTACCTTATTCCAAAGATCGTTCGGTTCATCATCAAGTTCCACAAGAGCGGCCCCGGCGTGTTCAACAACGCGGGCATTGTGTTCCTGATGGTTTGCAGTTGCATGCGGGTACGGGAGCAAAATAGACGGTTTGCCAAACGCAAGAATTTCAGCAAGTCCCGAAGCTCCAGCACGGCTGATAATCAAATCAGCATGTTTCATGTACGCATAAATGTTATCCAAGAATCCGCGGACTGCAACGTTCGGCAAAATGCCAAGACGGTTGTTGATATCGTCCACGTTCTTTGCGCCCACCTGCCACACTACGCTAATATCTTCGTGGGCGGCAATGCGGCCAATGCTTTCTTCAATCTTGTTGTTGATGCCCACAGCACCCTGGGAGCCACCGACAATGAACACGGCCTTACGACCTTCACGGAATTCCACCGGACGAGCCAAGGAATCTGCAGCAGGCAAATCACGAATCGGGTTCCCAAGAATACGAGTCTTTTCTATCGGGAAACCCTTCATTGCTTCTTCAGAAGTAACAAAGACCGTCTTTGCGTAGCGAGCGCCGACCTTGTTTGCAATACCGGCAACAGCATTCTGTTCCTGCAAATAAACCGGCTTGCCCATAGAACCTGCAGCAAGTACAATCGGGAGCGACACATAGCCACCCGTTGCAACAACAACATCGGGGTTCACCTTCTTCACAACACTCTTTGCACGAATGAGCGATTTCGAAAGTTTGAACGGCAAAGCCAAATTTTTAAGGAACGGTCCACGATGCAGAGGAACGGCCGAAATATATTCGTACGGCCAATCCTTAGCAACAAGGCGTTCTTCCATAGAATCCTTGCGGCCAGCAAACGTAATATCCGTAACACCCATCTTCTTTAAACTCTCGGCAATAGCCACTGCCGGGAATATGTGGCCACCAGTGCCACCGCAAACAAAGAGGAACTTTTTCATATAGAACTCCTTCTTGTCCTAAAATTCATGAACGAACCCGTGTCGAACGAAACATTGTTGCTTATATAAGGTTCACGAATGCTCTTTCCACTCGTCGGGCGCGAAATATTCAACAAAATTCCAATAAATGCTGCCGTAACCATCAAGTTCGTTCCGCCATAGCTAATAAACGGAAGCGGTTGACCAGTGGCCGGAATAAGCCTAACGCAAACACAAACGTGAATCACGAAATTCATGAACACCGAAGTCGTAAGCGCCACAGCCAAATACCTACCAAATCGAGTCGTCGAAGCCCTTGCAATGTTATAGCCCTGCGAGAACAAAATCGCAAAAGCAAGCAAGACCAAGAACGTACCCACAAATCCAAATTCTTCACCAATCACAGCATACACAACGTCTTTATGCGCTTCGGGCAAGTAACCCAGCTTCTGTTCGCCCATGCCAATTCCAGTTCCGAGGAATCCGCCATTTCCGAGCGCTTCAAGAGCATGATCCACCTGGTACTGCGAATTCTTCATAGTGCCATCGTTAGTAAAGAACGCAAGAATACGCTGGCGGGTATGCGACTTGCAAAGCATCGCGATAATTCCCATCGGCACACTCACCAAAACGCCCAAGCCCACATACTTATAGTTCGCGCCTGCAATCATGAGCAGCACAAGCAACAACGTGCAGAACATGATAAACATCGAGTAGTTCGGCTGGCTCAAAAGCAGAACCGCAGAAATACCAAGAGGAACCGCTGGTTGGATAATCGTACACTTGAGCGACTTGATTTCGTCGCCCGCATCCGAAAGTTTCGAACAAATCCAAATGATAAACGCAAACTTCAAAATTTCAGAAGGCTGGATACCAAAAATCCAACGAGAAGCACCCTTCGTCGCAACACCTGAAATGGTTGCTGCCAAAGTAAGGACAGCACCCACGCCAAAGATAAAGCGAGCAAGGACCTTCCACAACGCATAATCAATCTTGCAGAACACCGCCAAAATAATCACCGAAGCAATAACCTTCGAAAGATGGGCCATGAGATAGTGTTCTGGGGACAAGTTCTTAGAAGATGCAACAGGGGCAGACGCAGAATAGATAATAGCTACGCCAAAGCACATTAATATTAATGTGACAAACAGCAAAAGCTTGTTCATTCCTTGTGTCTGAGCCGTTGAAGACATTTTAACTACAAATCCCTACCTTAAAATCTGAGCACCGGCACCATGTGCAACAGAGCATCTACCACTCGTTCCATGTGCATGCCACGGCTACCCTTCACCAAGACAACGTCACCTTCGGCAACCGTTTGGCTCAAGTGAGTCACAGCTTCATCGACAGTATCAAAATGGAACACATTCTTCATGCCGCGAGACTTTGCGCCTTCGATATACTTTTTCGCATCGTTTCCGACAGCAAGGAGCAAGTCAAAATTCATTTCGGGAACCATGGCACCAATCTGCTTGTGCAAATTGCCGCTTTCCTTGCCGAGTTCAAGCATGTCGCCGAGTACAGCAATACGCAAACCTGCAACTTTCATGTTGCCAAGCGTCTGGAGAGCCATCTTCGTCGAAGACGGATTTGCATTGTAGCAGTCCGAAATAATCTTGAAGCCGTTTGCCAACTTCACTTCCATGCGCATGCTCGTGGATGTAAAACCTGCAAGAGCCTTGGCAATATCGCCCTTCGGGATGCGGAAAGCTTCGCCCACGGCAATAGCAGCAAGAGCGTCATAAAGGTTGTGATCACCCGGAACATTCAGCGTAAAGTGCGTACGGCCGACATAGAAATCAGCACAGAGGTTTTCGTTCCACTTGAGCTTTTCCGGCTTGATGACTCCTCGGCGCACACCGAACGTCACGACCTTGTAATTCTTGGTAGCCTTCACCTTGCAAAGACGTTCATCATCGGCGTTCACAATCAGCGTGCCGCCTTTTTTGAGGCCAGCCACAATGTTAATCTTTTCATTGAACACGCCATCCAAATCGCCAAGGCGTTCCAAGTGGCTCGCGCCAATGTTCGTAATCACGGCAACATCCGGTTCAGTGGCCAAAGAAAGCGGGCGGATTTCGTCCGGGCCGCTCGTGCCCATTTCCACAACAGCGGCTTCATGACTGTGTTTCAGCTGGAACAAAGTCATCGGAACACCGATATGGTTGTTGAAGTTACCCTGCGTGGCATGGGTATTGTACTTCATGGAAAGTACGGCCTTCGTCATTTCCTTTGTAGTCGTCTTGCCGTTACTGCCGGTAATAGCGACCTTCTTCAACTTGAAAAGTCTTTGATAGCCCTTAGCAAGCTTCAAGAGAGCCTTTGTCGTATCATCGACCGGAGCGTACATCTTGAAATTCGGATCGATAGCAGTTTGGTTTACAACGCTCATCAGAGCTCCATCCTTTTCCATTTGAGATATAAACTGGTGGGCATCAAAACGGGCCCCTTTAATCGGCCAAAAGACAACGCCCTTGGCTTTTTCACGAGAATCCATGCAGAGATTCACCTTGCGTTTCAAGGTGCGAGCCGGAACGCCGACAGCTTCGGTTTCCAGAATCTCGAGCATTTCGCCAATTGTCAAATCAAGCTTTAGCATTGTTCCATAGCCTTCATCGCAATTTCACGATCGTCAAAATGATGTTTAGTCTTACCAATGATTTGGTAATCTTCATGGCCCTTGCCTGCAATCACAAGCCAGTCGCCACTCTTGAGTTCCGCACAAGCGCGATTAATCGCTTCTTCGCGGTTTTCTACAACTTCAAACTTGTCCGTCGTCATGCCAGCGCGAAC includes:
- the ftsA gene encoding cell division protein FtsA, yielding MDDNKQMVKKEDYIFGLDIGASKVNLFVGISEGESVRVVECGDFPLESSDEYDSVVETLQKAVHMLESSAGVDVRDVYVGIAGKHVSSYSYKGLVSLPTNEVRDEDIVNVQRLASTLPDKAGEIIHVFPGEYTLDDRTGIRNPKGYSGRRLGVEVQVVTSRPNALQDIAKCVTRAGLQVAGFVLEPLAAASAVLSNDERELGVALIDIGAGSADVAVFVKDSVRYTASLDMAGNIITSDISKCLQVPVSLTKAEELKKKYGTCSLNNLIEDETFPVPGVGDRGEVLCSRKLLAQIITARVAEIFKLLAKDLEKHHLDTVIDGGIVLTGGCCNLPGIEEIAAKVFKKPVHIGKPRGMSGIQEAFQNPSYATGIGLLYYANKKHRERKQRDTDTQLLVSVKKGMQRIRDIIKTYF
- a CDS encoding cell division protein FtsQ/DivIB gives rise to the protein MSLEDTNMFGRRIGYNERKRRRKRSRIRRKRIGSAVRWYKRKGWILTLLFVIACVALWQSRFYLNQINPLEFRHLQYIEIEGNRMLSWEDVVQSAQVETGMLMSELDADSVKKSLLQIPLIHSAEVESKFPSSLFIKIQEASPILSVLENGKGTVYSERGLSLPMSMMTALHMPILENESVGKVKQVALFLSAMRKMDKQLYERVSQVGWSEKDRAFEVFFKDVGFRVMFPESNWDKDLFTLYDAIGKGFRRDLLCASEVDMRFHGFAYIKNIDKRCING
- the murC gene encoding UDP-N-acetylmuramate--L-alanine ligase — protein: MQINDCKRVRRLHFVGIGGAGMSGIAEVLHENGFVVTGSDMGEGAVIDYLKGLGIRIDPKHEAKNVVDADLVVYSSAIPFDNPELVEARNRRIPVIRRAEMLGELMRLKYTLSIAGTHGKTTTTSIVGAIWEEAGLDPTIIVGGIVKGKCSGAKVGHGDYLIAESDEFDRSFLSMMPSSAIITNIDADHLDTYENIDAIKDAFTQFANKIPFYGQVIVCLDDPNVQQILAHLKKPVITYGFTRQAKYRVENLTFVKGYPQFEILCDGKSLGEFKLQIPGRHNVLNATAAVALAVEEGISIEVARKAVAAFEGVKRRFEFIGEKNGVMVFDDYAHHPTEATATLLGFREAFPDKRIIVAFQPHLFTRTRDQHEAFGSAFSNCDVLLVTDIYPSREKPIEGVTGAMVANSAADRGHRDARFIGDVNNLIPVCKDLLKPNDVIVLMGAGNIWKLGQTILEKSI
- the murG gene encoding undecaprenyldiphospho-muramoylpentapeptide beta-N-acetylglucosaminyltransferase; translated protein: MKKFLFVCGGTGGHIFPAVAIAESLKKMGVTDITFAGRKDSMEERLVAKDWPYEYISAVPLHRGPFLKNLALPFKLSKSLIRAKSVVKKVNPDVVVATGGYVSLPIVLAAGSMGKPVYLQEQNAVAGIANKVGARYAKTVFVTSEEAMKGFPIEKTRILGNPIRDLPAADSLARPVEFREGRKAVFIVGGSQGAVGINNKIEESIGRIAAHEDISVVWQVGAKNVDDINNRLGILPNVAVRGFLDNIYAYMKHADLIISRAGASGLAEILAFGKPSILLPYPHATANHQEHNARVVEHAGAALVELDDEPNDLWNKVEALLYDTERLEKMSEAAKTLGMPDAADQIAKIILDMERT
- the ftsW gene encoding putative lipid II flippase FtsW encodes the protein MSSTAQTQGMNKLLLFVTLILMCFGVAIIYSASAPVASSKNLSPEHYLMAHLSKVIASVIILAVFCKIDYALWKVLARFIFGVGAVLTLAATISGVATKGASRWIFGIQPSEILKFAFIIWICSKLSDAGDEIKSLKCTIIQPAVPLGISAVLLLSQPNYSMFIMFCTLLLVLLMIAGANYKYVGLGVLVSVPMGIIAMLCKSHTRQRILAFFTNDGTMKNSQYQVDHALEALGNGGFLGTGIGMGEQKLGYLPEAHKDVVYAVIGEEFGFVGTFLVLLAFAILFSQGYNIARASTTRFGRYLAVALTTSVFMNFVIHVCVCVRLIPATGQPLPFISYGGTNLMVTAAFIGILLNISRPTSGKSIREPYISNNVSFDTGSFMNFRTRRSSI
- the murF gene encoding UDP-N-acetylmuramoyl-tripeptide--D-alanyl-D-alanine ligase, with amino-acid sequence MLKLDLTIGEMLEILETEAVGVPARTLKRKVNLCMDSREKAKGVVFWPIKGARFDAHQFISQMEKDGALMSVVNQTAIDPNFKMYAPVDDTTKALLKLAKGYQRLFKLKKVAITGSNGKTTTKEMTKAVLSMKYNTHATQGNFNNHIGVPMTLFQLKHSHEAAVVEMGTSGPDEIRPLSLATEPDVAVITNIGASHLERLGDLDGVFNEKINIVAGLKKGGTLIVNADDERLCKVKATKNYKVVTFGVRRGVIKPEKLKWNENLCADFYVGRTHFTLNVPGDHNLYDALAAIAVGEAFRIPKGDIAKALAGFTSTSMRMEVKLANGFKIISDCYNANPSSTKMALQTLGNMKVAGLRIAVLGDMLELGKESGNLHKQIGAMVPEMNFDLLLAVGNDAKKYIEGAKSRGMKNVFHFDTVDEAVTHLSQTVAEGDVVLVKGSRGMHMERVVDALLHMVPVLRF